In one Spirosoma rigui genomic region, the following are encoded:
- a CDS encoding aldo/keto reductase has product MKYNPLGNTGVLVSEICLGTMTFGGSGHWKAMGELQQDAVNDIVKTAFDNGINFIDTANVYSFGQSETLLGQSLKALGLSRNDLVIATKVRGRMGEGKNQVGLGRLQIMQQIDDSLSRLQMDHIDLYQIHGFDALTPLEETMRGLEDVVRSGKVRYIGCSNLAAWQVMKANGIAEKNGWTKFVSTQNYYSIAGRDLENEIVPMVQDQQMGILPWSPLAGGFLSGKYTRTNKPEDGSRRLSFDFPPVDQEHAYDIIDVMETIANEHGVSVARIALAWVLAQPAVTSVIIGAKNTDQLIDNIKAADLSLTTEQLTQLDEVSKKPKPYPQWMIERQGGDRLAPASFTPKPLTAARK; this is encoded by the coding sequence ATGAAATACAACCCACTTGGTAACACCGGCGTTCTGGTGTCGGAAATTTGTCTGGGTACTATGACCTTCGGCGGCAGCGGCCACTGGAAAGCCATGGGTGAACTCCAGCAGGATGCCGTCAACGACATTGTTAAAACAGCCTTCGACAACGGGATCAACTTCATCGATACCGCCAACGTGTACTCGTTCGGCCAGTCTGAAACACTGCTCGGCCAGTCGCTGAAAGCGCTGGGACTGTCGCGTAATGACCTGGTGATTGCCACCAAAGTGCGGGGCCGCATGGGCGAAGGCAAAAACCAGGTTGGCCTGGGCCGCCTGCAGATCATGCAGCAGATCGACGATAGCCTCTCGCGGCTTCAGATGGATCATATCGACCTGTACCAGATCCACGGCTTCGACGCGCTCACGCCCCTGGAAGAAACCATGCGGGGCCTGGAAGATGTGGTCCGGAGTGGTAAAGTACGGTACATTGGTTGCTCTAACCTGGCGGCCTGGCAGGTGATGAAAGCCAACGGCATTGCCGAAAAGAACGGCTGGACGAAGTTCGTGTCGACCCAGAACTACTATTCCATCGCCGGGCGCGACCTCGAAAACGAGATTGTTCCCATGGTACAGGACCAGCAGATGGGTATCCTGCCCTGGAGTCCCCTGGCCGGTGGATTTCTGTCGGGAAAGTATACGCGCACCAACAAGCCGGAAGACGGGTCGCGTCGGTTGAGCTTCGACTTTCCGCCCGTCGATCAGGAACATGCCTACGACATTATCGACGTGATGGAAACCATCGCCAATGAACACGGCGTATCGGTCGCCCGGATCGCGCTGGCCTGGGTGTTGGCGCAACCGGCGGTGACGAGTGTGATCATCGGCGCTAAAAACACCGACCAGTTGATTGACAACATCAAAGCCGCCGATCTGAGCCTGACTACTGAACAACTGACGCAGCTGGATGAGGTGAGCAAAAAACCGAAGCCATACCCGCAATGGATGATTGAGCGGCAGGGTGGCGACCGGCTGGCACCAGCCAGCTTCACGCCCAAACCACTCACGGCCGCCCGAAAATAG